One part of the Bradyrhizobium sp. CB1650 genome encodes these proteins:
- a CDS encoding lytic transglycosylase domain-containing protein — protein sequence MSAGLAMGLVVTIGLVPAAAWAAPKVPLPKPRPIARNVVPKTKPEPARQDAPQATATIRPTAPAVTAPVLAPATRQHAAPRKPVLPAAVAATSSTSQGDKDTLENVIELVRKRRQADATNAEASISDPVARKLAEWIILRSEDNGATVERYRAFLAANPSWPSQTFLRRRLEAAMWDDRRDDSVAWSWFENESPISAKGRFSLARAMLARGDRANAERLVREAWRSDSMSEETENNALDQFGALLTPGDQKARMDTLLYGSEHEAALRAAKRLGAGYVALAKARIAAYRKAPNTRALLEAVPRELHGDPGYIFSRIQLLRREEKFAEAAQLMLSAPKDPNRLHNLDEWWIERRLLARKMIDTEEFRSAYLIARDAALPSRDIYKTEQEFTAGWIALRFLNDPSTAAQHFARIGVGSVNPTTLARAGYWQGRAAEAMGRQQEARNAYARASEQSTSYYGQLARAKLGLPQIALNSAPRNRGAERLEIVRAAQLLYELDERELAVPMLADMGENGDPEALAGLGELTQRYSDARGMLLVGKAALNRGLPFDFYAYPVNGIPQFTQIGPEVERSIVYAIARQESAFNPSVVSPAQAYGLMQVTPDAARYVCKRHGATYDLSRLKNDSAYNATLGAAELGGLLEDYRGSYIMTFAAYNAGRGSVKKWIDRYGDPREPKVDAVDWVELIPFSETRNYVQRIMENLQVYRARFGGGTRLQIEADLRRGAGSVE from the coding sequence ATGTCTGCAGGCCTTGCCATGGGCCTGGTGGTGACAATCGGGCTGGTCCCGGCTGCCGCCTGGGCCGCGCCCAAGGTTCCACTGCCGAAGCCACGGCCGATCGCCCGCAACGTGGTTCCCAAGACGAAGCCCGAGCCGGCGAGGCAGGACGCGCCGCAGGCGACCGCGACGATCAGGCCGACCGCGCCGGCCGTGACCGCTCCCGTGCTTGCGCCGGCAACGCGCCAGCATGCAGCGCCCCGCAAGCCGGTGCTGCCGGCCGCCGTCGCCGCGACCTCGTCGACCTCGCAGGGCGACAAGGACACGCTGGAAAACGTCATCGAGCTCGTGCGCAAGCGCAGGCAGGCCGATGCGACCAACGCCGAAGCCAGCATCTCGGACCCCGTCGCGCGCAAGCTCGCGGAATGGATCATCCTGCGGAGCGAGGACAATGGCGCGACCGTCGAACGCTACCGCGCCTTCCTCGCTGCCAATCCGAGCTGGCCGTCGCAGACCTTCCTGCGCCGGCGCCTCGAGGCCGCGATGTGGGACGACCGGCGCGACGATTCAGTCGCGTGGTCGTGGTTCGAGAACGAATCTCCGATTTCGGCCAAGGGCCGCTTTTCGCTCGCCAGGGCGATGCTGGCGCGCGGCGACCGCGCCAATGCGGAGCGGCTGGTGCGCGAGGCCTGGCGCAGCGACTCGATGTCGGAGGAGACCGAGAACAACGCGCTCGATCAGTTCGGCGCCCTGCTCACCCCGGGCGACCAGAAGGCGCGGATGGACACGCTGCTTTACGGCAGCGAGCACGAGGCGGCGCTGCGCGCCGCCAAGCGCCTCGGCGCCGGCTATGTCGCGCTCGCCAAGGCCCGCATCGCCGCCTACAGGAAGGCCCCCAACACGCGCGCGCTGCTCGAGGCCGTGCCGCGCGAATTGCACGGCGACCCCGGCTACATCTTCAGCAGGATCCAGCTCCTGCGTCGCGAGGAGAAGTTTGCGGAAGCCGCCCAGCTCATGTTGTCGGCGCCGAAGGATCCGAACCGGCTCCACAATCTCGACGAATGGTGGATCGAGCGGCGCCTGCTCGCGCGCAAGATGATCGACACGGAGGAGTTCCGTAGCGCCTATCTGATCGCGCGCGACGCCGCGCTGCCCTCGCGCGACATCTACAAGACCGAGCAGGAATTCACCGCGGGATGGATCGCGCTGCGCTTCCTCAACGATCCCTCGACCGCCGCCCAGCATTTTGCGCGCATCGGCGTCGGTAGCGTCAATCCGACCACGCTGGCGCGCGCCGGCTATTGGCAGGGCCGCGCAGCGGAGGCCATGGGCCGCCAGCAGGAGGCTCGCAACGCCTATGCACGCGCGTCCGAGCAGTCGACCAGCTATTACGGCCAGCTCGCCCGGGCCAAGCTCGGCTTGCCGCAAATCGCGCTCAACAGCGCGCCGCGCAACCGCGGCGCCGAACGGCTGGAGATCGTGCGCGCGGCGCAATTGCTCTACGAACTCGACGAGCGCGAACTCGCGGTGCCGATGCTCGCCGACATGGGCGAGAACGGCGATCCCGAGGCGCTTGCCGGCCTCGGCGAGCTCACCCAGCGCTACAGCGACGCGCGCGGCATGCTTCTCGTGGGCAAGGCTGCGCTCAATCGCGGTCTGCCGTTCGACTTCTATGCCTACCCGGTCAACGGCATTCCGCAGTTCACGCAGATCGGCCCCGAGGTCGAGCGCAGCATCGTCTACGCCATTGCGCGGCAGGAAAGCGCGTTCAATCCCTCCGTGGTCTCGCCGGCGCAGGCCTATGGTCTGATGCAGGTGACGCCGGACGCCGCGCGCTATGTCTGCAAGCGGCACGGGGCGACCTACGACCTGTCCCGGCTGAAGAACGATTCGGCCTACAACGCCACGCTCGGCGCCGCCGAACTCGGCGGACTGCTGGAGGACTATCGCGGCTCCTACATCATGACGTTTGCCGCCTACAACGCCGGCCGCGGCAGCGTGAAGAAGTGGATCGACCGCTACGGCGACCCGCGTGAGCCGAAGGTCGATGCGGTCGACTGGGTCGAGTTGATCCCGTTCTCGGAGACGCGCAACTACGTACAGCGGATCATGGAGAATCTTCAGGTCTACCGCGCCCGCTTCGGCGGCGGCACGCGCTTGCAGATCGAGGCTGATCTGCGTCGCGGCGCCGGCAGCGTGGAGTAG
- the dapA gene encoding 4-hydroxy-tetrahydrodipicolinate synthase — MAAKTKFRGSFTALVTPFKNGSLDEAAFRSLVNWQIAEGTHGLVPVGTTGESPTLSHDEHKKVVEWCIGEAKGRVPVIAGAGSNSTKEAIELAQHAEKAGANAVLVVTPYYNKPTQEGLYQHFKAINDAIGIPIVIYNIPPRSVIDMSVDTMKRLWDLKNIAGVKDATASMVRVSQQRAAMGEDFNQLSGEDATVLGYMAHGGHGCISVTSNVAPRLCSEFHAAWQKGDHATALKLHDKLMPLHNNLFIESNPAPIKYAMSLLGKMDETLRLPMVPVSEPTRVAVRSAMVHAGLIN; from the coding sequence ATGGCAGCCAAGACGAAATTCCGGGGGTCGTTCACCGCCTTGGTCACGCCGTTCAAGAACGGCTCGCTCGACGAGGCGGCGTTCCGCTCGCTGGTGAACTGGCAGATCGCCGAGGGCACCCACGGCCTTGTCCCGGTCGGCACCACCGGCGAGAGCCCGACGCTCAGCCATGACGAGCACAAGAAGGTCGTCGAATGGTGCATCGGCGAGGCCAAGGGGCGCGTGCCTGTGATCGCAGGCGCCGGCTCCAACTCGACCAAGGAAGCCATCGAGCTCGCGCAGCACGCCGAGAAGGCGGGCGCGAACGCCGTGCTGGTCGTGACGCCCTACTACAACAAGCCGACCCAGGAGGGGCTCTACCAGCACTTCAAGGCGATCAACGATGCGATTGGAATTCCTATCGTTATCTACAATATCCCGCCGCGCTCGGTGATCGACATGTCGGTCGACACCATGAAGCGGCTGTGGGACCTGAAGAACATCGCTGGCGTCAAGGACGCCACCGCCAGCATGGTGCGGGTGTCGCAGCAACGCGCGGCGATGGGTGAGGATTTCAACCAGCTCTCGGGCGAGGACGCCACCGTGCTCGGCTACATGGCGCATGGCGGCCATGGCTGCATCTCGGTGACCTCGAACGTCGCACCGCGGCTGTGCTCGGAATTCCATGCGGCCTGGCAGAAGGGCGATCACGCCACCGCCCTGAAGCTGCACGACAAGCTGATGCCGCTGCACAACAACCTCTTCATCGAGAGCAATCCGGCACCGATCAAGTATGCGATGTCGCTGCTCGGCAAGATGGACGAGACGCTGCGGCTGCCGATGGTGCCGGTGTCCGAGCCGACGCGCGTCGCGGTGCGCAGCGCCATGGTCCACGCCGGACTGATCAACTGA
- the mscL gene encoding large conductance mechanosensitive channel protein MscL has protein sequence MLKEFREFAMKGNVVDLAVAVIIGAAFGAIVNSLVGDVIMPIIGAATGGLDFSNYFTPLSKAVTATNLADAKKQGAVLAWGSFLTLTINFIIVAFVLFLVIRLMSQLKRKEEAAPAAPPKPSAEVELLTEIRDLLKKS, from the coding sequence ATGCTCAAGGAGTTCCGCGAATTCGCCATGAAGGGCAACGTCGTCGATCTCGCGGTCGCCGTCATCATCGGTGCGGCCTTCGGCGCCATCGTCAATTCGCTGGTCGGCGACGTGATCATGCCGATCATCGGCGCCGCCACCGGCGGGCTCGACTTCTCCAATTACTTCACCCCCTTGTCGAAGGCGGTCACCGCCACCAATCTGGCCGATGCGAAAAAGCAAGGCGCGGTGCTGGCCTGGGGCAGCTTCCTCACGCTGACGATCAACTTCATCATCGTCGCTTTCGTGCTGTTCCTGGTGATCCGGTTGATGAGCCAGTTGAAGCGCAAGGAGGAGGCCGCGCCTGCGGCACCGCCGAAACCGTCGGCGGAGGTCGAGCTGCTGACCGAGATCCGCGATCTCCTCAAGAAGTCTTGA
- the smpB gene encoding SsrA-binding protein SmpB: protein MADKNERPIKVVAENRKARFNYAIEDTVEAGIALTGTEVKSIRNGKSTIAESYADSKNGEIWLINANIPAYLQGNRFNHEPKRPRKLLLHRRQINKLIGAVDREGMTLIPLKLYFNERGRAKLQLAVAKGKKLHDKRETVKKRDWGREKGRLMRARG, encoded by the coding sequence ATGGCCGATAAGAACGAACGTCCGATCAAGGTCGTGGCGGAAAACCGCAAAGCCCGCTTCAACTACGCGATCGAGGATACGGTCGAGGCGGGCATTGCGCTGACCGGAACCGAGGTCAAGTCGATCCGCAACGGCAAGAGCACGATCGCGGAATCTTACGCGGATTCGAAGAACGGCGAGATCTGGCTGATCAACGCCAACATTCCCGCATATCTCCAGGGCAACCGCTTCAACCACGAGCCCAAGAGGCCTCGCAAACTGCTCCTGCACCGCAGGCAGATCAACAAGCTGATCGGCGCGGTGGATCGCGAAGGCATGACGCTGATCCCGCTCAAGCTCTACTTCAACGAACGCGGTCGCGCCAAGCTGCAGCTCGCGGTTGCAAAGGGCAAGAAGCTGCACGACAAGCGTGAGACCGTGAAGAAGCGCGATTGGGGCCGGGAGAAGGGCCGGCTGATGCGGGCGAGGGGCTAG
- a CDS encoding peroxiredoxin — MNQRNLTEVDWSRIPAPIDDGGAAHLEGRALPPISLLATDDTSVTLATLRGRTVVFAYPRTGEPGKIALVDDWDMIPGARGCTPQTCAFRDLFAELKAAGAAHVFGLSTQGNDYQTEMASRLHLPFPVLSDERLEFTRALKLPTMEVAGLTLIKRLALIIDDARITHVFYPVFPPDRNAGDVLNWLKAHPAGV; from the coding sequence ATGAACCAGAGAAACCTGACCGAGGTCGACTGGAGCCGGATTCCCGCACCCATCGATGACGGCGGCGCCGCGCACCTGGAGGGCAGGGCGCTGCCTCCGATTAGCCTGCTTGCGACCGATGATACCTCGGTGACGCTGGCGACGCTGCGCGGGCGCACCGTCGTCTTCGCCTATCCGCGCACTGGCGAGCCCGGCAAGATTGCGCTGGTCGACGACTGGGACATGATTCCGGGCGCGCGCGGTTGCACGCCGCAGACCTGTGCATTCCGCGATCTCTTCGCCGAGCTGAAGGCCGCCGGTGCCGCGCACGTGTTCGGCCTGTCGACGCAGGGCAACGATTACCAGACCGAGATGGCCTCGCGGCTGCACTTGCCGTTTCCGGTGCTTTCGGACGAGCGGCTGGAATTCACGCGCGCGCTCAAGCTTCCGACCATGGAGGTTGCGGGGCTGACTCTGATCAAGCGCCTCGCACTCATCATCGACGACGCGCGCATCACGCACGTGTTCTATCCGGTGTTTCCGCCGGACCGGAACGCCGGCGACGTCCTGAACTGGCTGAAGGCCCATCCGGCCGGGGTCTAG
- a CDS encoding uracil-DNA glycosylase, protein MTTSTIEAGRPSRQASTVIPDRDCPLCPRLAAFREANRAREPSWHNAPVAPFGDIKARLLIVGLAPGMQGANRTGRPFTGDYAGDLLYATLIEYGFAKGTYQARPDDGLKLVDCRIANAVHCVPPQNKPLPAEINTCRRFLAANLEAMPNLRAIVALGRIAHDTVLKPLNLKGSQAPFGHGAVHQAGAIRLYDSYHCSRYNTNTGVLTPQMFRQVFARLKADLG, encoded by the coding sequence ATGACGACTTCGACGATTGAGGCGGGCCGGCCCAGCCGCCAGGCTTCCACCGTCATCCCCGACCGTGACTGTCCGCTCTGTCCGAGGCTGGCCGCCTTTCGCGAGGCGAACCGTGCGCGCGAGCCGTCCTGGCACAACGCGCCGGTTGCACCGTTCGGCGACATCAAGGCACGGCTGCTGATCGTCGGCCTCGCACCCGGGATGCAGGGCGCCAACCGCACCGGCCGTCCCTTCACCGGCGATTATGCGGGCGATCTGCTTTACGCGACGCTGATCGAATACGGATTTGCCAAGGGGACCTATCAGGCGCGGCCCGACGACGGCCTGAAGCTGGTGGACTGCCGGATCGCCAATGCGGTGCATTGCGTGCCACCGCAGAACAAGCCCCTGCCGGCGGAGATCAACACCTGCCGCCGCTTTCTCGCGGCAAACCTTGAGGCGATGCCGAACCTGCGCGCGATCGTCGCGCTCGGGCGGATTGCGCACGACACCGTGCTCAAGCCGCTGAACCTGAAGGGCTCGCAGGCTCCCTTCGGCCACGGCGCGGTGCATCAGGCCGGCGCGATCAGGCTGTACGACAGCTATCACTGCTCCCGCTACAACACCAATACGGGCGTGCTGACGCCGCAGATGTTCCGCCAGGTGTTCGCGCGGCTGAAGGCCGACCTCGGCTAG
- a CDS encoding NYN domain-containing protein, which produces MSPSPTNKIALFIDGANLYATAKTLGFDIDYKRLLKEFQSRGTLLRAFYYTAIIEDQEYSSIRPLIDWLDYNGYTVVTKATKEFIDASGRRKVKGNMDIELAVDAMELAEHIDQMVLFSGDGDFRSLVEAVQRRGVRVTVVSTIASQPPMIADELRRQADVFTDLVELQSKLGRDPSERPAPRDRSEREARHHAPQFLQRATTMAPRGDDDFDD; this is translated from the coding sequence ATGTCACCTTCTCCGACCAACAAGATCGCGCTCTTCATCGATGGGGCCAATCTCTACGCAACGGCAAAGACATTAGGCTTCGATATCGATTACAAGCGCCTGCTGAAGGAATTTCAGAGCCGCGGGACGCTTTTGCGGGCGTTCTACTACACCGCGATCATCGAGGATCAGGAATACTCCTCGATCCGCCCGCTGATCGACTGGCTGGACTACAACGGCTACACCGTCGTCACCAAGGCGACCAAGGAGTTCATCGACGCCTCCGGCCGCCGCAAGGTCAAGGGCAACATGGACATCGAGCTCGCGGTCGATGCCATGGAGCTCGCCGAGCACATCGATCAGATGGTGCTGTTCTCGGGTGACGGCGATTTCCGTTCCCTGGTCGAGGCCGTCCAGCGCCGCGGCGTGCGGGTGACCGTGGTCTCCACCATCGCCAGCCAGCCTCCGATGATCGCGGACGAGCTGCGCCGGCAGGCCGACGTCTTCACCGATCTCGTCGAGCTGCAGTCCAAGCTCGGCCGCGACCCGTCCGAACGCCCCGCCCCGCGCGACCGCAGCGAGCGCGAGGCGCGCCACCACGCCCCGCAATTCCTCCAGCGCGCGACCACGATGGCGCCGAGGGGCGATGACGACTTCGACGATTGA
- the rpoZ gene encoding DNA-directed RNA polymerase subunit omega: MARVTVEDCIDKVDNRFDLVLLAAHRARMISSGSQLTVDRDNDKNPVVSLREIADQTISPEDLREELVHSLQKFVEVDEPEPDTVPLIGSAGASVDADDTEVAVERMTEEELLKGLEGLAPPEEQPEEDE; the protein is encoded by the coding sequence ATGGCTCGCGTCACCGTAGAAGATTGTATCGACAAGGTCGACAACCGGTTTGACCTGGTCCTGCTGGCCGCCCACCGGGCCCGCATGATTTCGTCCGGTTCACAACTAACGGTTGATCGCGATAACGACAAGAACCCTGTTGTCTCTTTGCGCGAAATCGCCGACCAGACCATCTCGCCGGAGGACCTCCGCGAGGAGCTGGTGCACTCCCTCCAGAAGTTCGTCGAGGTGGACGAGCCCGAGCCCGATACGGTGCCTCTGATCGGTTCCGCGGGGGCCAGCGTCGATGCGGACGATACCGAAGTTGCCGTCGAGCGCATGACCGAAGAGGAACTCCTGAAGGGCCTCGAAGGCCTCGCGCCGCCGGAGGAGCAGCCCGAGGAGGACGAGTAA
- a CDS encoding bifunctional (p)ppGpp synthetase/guanosine-3',5'-bis(diphosphate) 3'-pyrophosphohydrolase, which produces MVYRRRGQWQMQAATESVAVAPTAPAGVRPAKPRARMMRQYDLVERVRSYNPNTNEDLLNRAYVYAMKAHGSQTRASGDPYFSHPLEVAAILTDLKLDDATIVAALLHDTIEDTEATRAEIDQIFGPEIGALVEGLTKLKRLELVSREAKQAENLRKLLLAIADDVRVLLVKLADRLHNMRTLEFVPPESRRRIAEETLDIYAPLAGRMGMQQMREELEDLSFRTLDPEAYSVVMQRLDALAERNRNLIGEIEAQLSNNLRHNGLGARVYGRRKKPFSIWTKMERKSVGFEQLSDIFGFRIVVTDVAACYRALGIVHTTWPVVPGRFKDYISTPKQNDYRSIHTTVIGPGNQRVELQIRTEEMDQIAERGIAAHVFYKEDAGSPTEFLKRESNAFAWLRHTVGILSESTNPEEFLEHTKLELFHDQVFCFTPKGKLIALPRHANVIDFAYAVHTDVGNSAVGCKINGKFAPLSSELQNGDEVEVLTSEAQSAPPSAWESLAVTGKARAAIRRATRTAVRDQYAGLGRRIVERLFERAKIEYADDKLKGALPRLARASIDDVMAAVGRGEIKASDVARAMYPDYKEERIARYAGKKGLAAKLKEKVVPEAPRSPAAIPIRGINSDLPVKFAPNGGAVPGDRIVGIVTPGEGITIYPIQSPALKDFEEEPERWLDVRWDIEDSAPQRFPARIKVENVNEPGALAQIATVIAEHDGNIDNISMQRRSPDFTETTIDLEVYDLKHLSAIIAQLRAKAVVARVERVNG; this is translated from the coding sequence ATGGTGTATCGGCGCCGGGGACAATGGCAGATGCAGGCCGCAACCGAATCGGTTGCCGTGGCCCCGACTGCGCCGGCAGGGGTGCGGCCGGCAAAGCCGCGGGCGCGCATGATGCGTCAATATGACCTCGTCGAGCGCGTCAGATCCTACAATCCCAACACCAACGAGGACCTGCTGAACCGCGCCTATGTCTACGCCATGAAGGCGCATGGTTCGCAGACCCGCGCCTCGGGCGACCCCTATTTCTCGCATCCGCTCGAAGTGGCGGCGATTCTCACCGACCTGAAGCTCGACGACGCGACCATCGTGGCGGCGCTGCTCCACGACACGATCGAGGACACCGAGGCGACCCGGGCCGAGATCGACCAGATCTTCGGGCCCGAGATCGGTGCGCTGGTCGAGGGCCTGACCAAGTTGAAGCGACTCGAGCTCGTGTCGCGCGAGGCCAAGCAGGCCGAAAATCTGCGCAAGCTCTTGCTTGCCATCGCCGACGACGTCCGGGTTCTCCTGGTCAAGCTTGCCGACCGCCTGCACAACATGCGCACGCTTGAATTCGTGCCGCCGGAATCGCGCCGCCGCATCGCCGAAGAGACTCTCGACATCTACGCGCCGCTCGCCGGGCGCATGGGCATGCAGCAAATGCGCGAGGAGCTCGAGGACCTGTCCTTCCGCACCCTCGATCCCGAAGCCTATTCGGTGGTGATGCAGCGTCTCGATGCGCTCGCCGAACGCAACCGCAATCTGATCGGCGAGATCGAGGCCCAGCTCTCGAATAACTTGCGCCACAATGGTCTCGGCGCGCGGGTCTATGGCCGACGCAAGAAGCCGTTCTCGATCTGGACCAAGATGGAGCGCAAGTCCGTCGGATTCGAGCAGCTCTCCGACATCTTCGGCTTCCGGATCGTGGTGACGGACGTTGCAGCGTGTTATCGCGCGCTGGGGATCGTCCACACCACCTGGCCGGTCGTGCCGGGGCGCTTCAAGGATTACATCTCGACGCCCAAGCAGAACGACTATCGCTCGATTCACACCACGGTGATCGGCCCCGGCAACCAGCGCGTGGAGCTGCAGATCCGCACCGAGGAGATGGACCAGATCGCCGAGCGCGGCATCGCCGCGCACGTCTTCTACAAGGAGGACGCGGGCTCGCCGACCGAATTCCTCAAGCGCGAATCCAACGCGTTCGCCTGGCTCCGCCACACCGTCGGCATTCTCTCGGAGAGTACGAACCCCGAGGAGTTCCTCGAGCACACCAAGCTCGAGCTGTTCCACGACCAGGTGTTCTGCTTCACCCCGAAGGGCAAGCTGATCGCGCTGCCGCGGCACGCCAACGTGATCGATTTCGCCTATGCCGTGCATACCGACGTCGGCAACAGCGCGGTGGGCTGCAAGATCAACGGCAAGTTCGCGCCGCTGTCGTCGGAGCTCCAGAATGGCGACGAGGTCGAGGTACTGACCTCGGAGGCGCAGTCGGCTCCACCGTCGGCCTGGGAATCGCTCGCGGTCACCGGCAAGGCGCGCGCCGCGATCCGGCGCGCCACGCGCACGGCCGTGCGCGATCAATATGCCGGTCTCGGCCGGCGTATCGTGGAGCGCCTGTTCGAGCGCGCCAAGATCGAATATGCCGACGACAAGCTCAAGGGCGCGCTGCCTCGGCTCGCACGCGCCTCGATCGACGACGTCATGGCGGCGGTCGGCCGCGGCGAGATCAAGGCCTCCGACGTCGCGCGCGCCATGTACCCCGACTACAAGGAAGAGCGCATCGCGCGCTATGCGGGCAAGAAGGGGCTGGCCGCCAAGCTCAAGGAGAAGGTGGTCCCGGAGGCGCCGCGCAGCCCGGCTGCCATTCCGATCCGGGGCATCAATTCCGACCTGCCGGTCAAGTTCGCCCCGAACGGCGGCGCCGTGCCCGGCGATCGCATCGTCGGCATCGTCACGCCGGGTGAAGGGATCACCATCTATCCGATCCAGTCCCCGGCGCTGAAGGATTTCGAGGAGGAGCCCGAGCGCTGGCTCGATGTGCGCTGGGATATCGAGGACAGCGCCCCACAGCGCTTCCCGGCCCGTATCAAGGTCGAGAACGTCAACGAGCCGGGCGCGCTGGCCCAGATCGCCACCGTGATCGCCGAACATGACGGCAACATCGACAATATCAGCATGCAGCGCCGCTCGCCCGACTTTACCGAGACGACGATCGACCTCGAGGTCTACGATCTGAAGCACCTGAGCGCGATCATAG